The Pocillopora verrucosa isolate sample1 chromosome 2, ASM3666991v2, whole genome shotgun sequence genome has a segment encoding these proteins:
- the LOC131782563 gene encoding uncharacterized protein, which produces MAPTTRPTPAPTANSDPALSTAAIVMIVVGVYLALVALVLVIRQCLKSQGISICPTWISELCCGCCANDNDAERCCLCACFVGMAEMCDCSTPSKKSCLDSVCPSKQWCDNTFCCCMNAEPGGELCQDCQGPQCACGDCNCACNCALPECNSINCICFSIDLGGESQQQQQQQMMQQQQQIQQQQQQLQQLQMQQQQFQPQSYPNYPR; this is translated from the exons ATGGCTCCAACGACCCGT CCTACTCCAGCTCCTACAGCAAACAGTGACCCGGCGCTATCGACTGCTGCGATTGTCATGATCGTTGTGGGAGTGTACTTAGCGCTTGTCGCCCTCGTCCTCGTAATAAGGCAATGCTTAAAG TCTCAAGGAATAAGTATCTGCCCAACGTGGATATCAGAACTGTGCTGTGGATGTTGTGCAAATGACAACGATGCAGAGAGATGCTGCCTTTGTGCCTGCTTTGTGGGAATGGCAGAAATGTGTGATTGTTCTACCCCAAGTAAAAAGTCTTGTTTAGACAGTGTGTGTCCTTCAAAACAG tgGTGTGATAACACATTCTGTTGCTGTATGAATGCTGAGCCTGGTGGTGAACTGTGTCAGGACTGCCAAGGACCACAGTGCGCT TGTGGTGATTGCAATTGTGCTTGTAACTGTGCCCTACCAGAGTGCAATTCTATCAATTGCATTTGCTTTTCAATAGATCTGGGGGGTGAGAGtcagcaacagcaacagcaacagatgatgcaacagcaacaacagatacaacaacaacaacaacaactacaacagCTTCAAATGCAGCAACAGCAATTTCAACCACAATCATATCCAAACTATCCAAGATAA
- the LOC131782508 gene encoding centromere protein V-like, giving the protein MSVNLVRHTGGCHCGRVRFEVLAKPVLKAYDCNCTICVKKGMFLVWLPKENFKLTQGEGHISCYTFNTHQAKHYFCSTCGIHPFYQPRSNPEGRGISLQCLDEEETRKNAEVVPCDALDWQKWERYLDEHPKARNLTENVE; this is encoded by the exons ATGTCGGTTAATCTTGTTAGACACACCGGAGGATGTCATTGTGGAAGAGTTCGCTTCGAGGTCTTAGCTAAACCTGTGCTGAAGGCTTACGACTGCAA CTGTACCATTTGTGTGAAAAAAGGGATGTTTCTCGTCTGGcttccaaaagaaaattttaaattgacaCAG ggAGAGGGGCATATATCTTGTTATACCTTCAACACCCACCAAGCTAAACACTACTTTTGCTCCACTTGTGGTATCCACCCATTCTACCAACCTCGCTCAAATCCTGAGGGACGTGGCATTTCACTGCAGTGTTTGGATGAAGAAGAAACTAGAAAGAATGCAGAGGTTGTTCCATGTGATGCTTTAGACTGGCAGAAATGGGAAAGATACCTTGATGAACATCCAAAGGCAAGAAATCTCACAGAAAATGTGGAGTAG
- the LOC131782576 gene encoding SEC14-like protein 2 isoform X1, giving the protein MDNLTQEQQEILDKFRVCVSDICQPNHDDHFLLRWLRARDFSVEKAEFMLRESMNVRRQMKLDTLVETYKVPEVLSKYYPGGHFGFDREGTPVFIDPIGQIDFRGLLASVKKNEIIRFKAYLAEYTLFLSRQQSSKLGKHIDQVVMVMDMEGLGLKHLWRPGVTLFNKITAFYEDNYPEMMKNILVINAPRIFPIAYALVKPFLNEVTRNKVKILGVDWKTELLEYIDKDNLPEYYGGTCKDPDGDPLCRSKICYGGDVPESYYCKGCDKPDTWADEQMYEVGCVKRGTALKLSFEVDAPGSILSWQYKSVDHDIGFGVFYSEKSSKHSKDLEEKIPTERRNCHLVQEEGSLLCEKPGIYILRFDNSYSWTRNKKIFYNVTIVYPLKDSNGHVDVS; this is encoded by the exons ATGGACAATCTCACGCAAGAACAGCAAGAGATTTTAGACAAA TTTCGTGTTTGTGTCAGCGATATTTGTCAGCCAAATCATGATGATCACTTTTTGTTACGATGGCTTCGAG CAAGAGATTTCAGTGTAGAAAAAGCAGAATTCATGCTGAGAGAG AGCATGAATGTACGCAGGCAGATGAAGCTTGACACTTTGGTGGAAACCTACAAAGTTCCAGAA GTATTGTCAAAATATTATCCAGGAGGGCACTTTGGTTTTGATAGAGAGGGCACTCCAGTTTTCATTGATCCAATTGGACAAATTGACTTTAGAG GGTTGCTGGcttctgtaaagaaaaatgaaattatcagATTCAAAGCTTACTTAGCTGAATACACACTGTTCCTATCCAGGCAACAATCTTCCAAG CTTGGTAAACACATTGATCAGGTTGTGATGGTGATGGACATGGAGGGACTTGGACTGAAACATCTTTGGAGGCCAG GTGTCACGCTTTTCAATAAA ATTACAGCATTTTATGAAGATAACTACCCAGAAATGATGAAGAATATTCTTGTCATTAATG CACCCAGGATATTCCCAATAGCATATGCTTTAGTAAAACCATTTCTTAATGAAGTGacaagaaacaaagtaaaaatactGGGAG TAGATTGGAAAACTGAGCTTCTGGAGTATATTGATAAAGACAATCTGCCAGAATATTATGGAGGCACCTGCAAAGATCCTGATGGAGATCCATTGTGCAGATCAAAG ATATGTTATGGTGGTGACGTACCAGAATCTTATTACTGTAAAGGTTGTGACAAACCTGATACCTGGGCAGATGAACAGATGTATGAAGTTGGATGTGTCAAGCGAGGAACTGCTCTGAAACTGAGCTTTGAAGTTGATGCACCAGGCAGTATTCTAAG TTGGCAGTACAAGTCTGTGGACCATGACATTGGATTTGGTGTCTTCTATTCAGAAAAAAGCAGTAAACATTCCAAAGATTTGGAAGAAAAG atTCCAACAGAAAGACGGAACTGTCACTTGGTTCAAGAGGAAGGTTCTCTTCTCTGTGAGAAACCAGGCATTT ATATTCTTCGTTTTGATAATTCATACAGTTGGACacgaaacaaaaagattttctacAATGTGACAATTGTCTATCCGTTGAAAGATTCAAACGGACATGTGGATGTATCTTGA
- the LOC131782576 gene encoding SEC14-like protein 2 isoform X2: MDNLTQEQQEILDKFRVCVSDICQPNHDDHFLLRWLRARDFSVEKAEFMLRESMNVRRQMKLDTLVETYKVPEVLSKYYPGGHFGFDREGTPVFIDPIGQIDFRGLLASVKKNEIIRFKAYLAEYTLFLSRQQSSKLGKHIDQVVMVMDMEGLGLKHLWRPGVTLFNKITAFYEDNYPEMMKNILVINAPRIFPIAYALVKPFLNEVTRNKVKILGDWKTELLEYIDKDNLPEYYGGTCKDPDGDPLCRSKICYGGDVPESYYCKGCDKPDTWADEQMYEVGCVKRGTALKLSFEVDAPGSILSWQYKSVDHDIGFGVFYSEKSSKHSKDLEEKIPTERRNCHLVQEEGSLLCEKPGIYILRFDNSYSWTRNKKIFYNVTIVYPLKDSNGHVDVS, encoded by the exons ATGGACAATCTCACGCAAGAACAGCAAGAGATTTTAGACAAA TTTCGTGTTTGTGTCAGCGATATTTGTCAGCCAAATCATGATGATCACTTTTTGTTACGATGGCTTCGAG CAAGAGATTTCAGTGTAGAAAAAGCAGAATTCATGCTGAGAGAG AGCATGAATGTACGCAGGCAGATGAAGCTTGACACTTTGGTGGAAACCTACAAAGTTCCAGAA GTATTGTCAAAATATTATCCAGGAGGGCACTTTGGTTTTGATAGAGAGGGCACTCCAGTTTTCATTGATCCAATTGGACAAATTGACTTTAGAG GGTTGCTGGcttctgtaaagaaaaatgaaattatcagATTCAAAGCTTACTTAGCTGAATACACACTGTTCCTATCCAGGCAACAATCTTCCAAG CTTGGTAAACACATTGATCAGGTTGTGATGGTGATGGACATGGAGGGACTTGGACTGAAACATCTTTGGAGGCCAG GTGTCACGCTTTTCAATAAA ATTACAGCATTTTATGAAGATAACTACCCAGAAATGATGAAGAATATTCTTGTCATTAATG CACCCAGGATATTCCCAATAGCATATGCTTTAGTAAAACCATTTCTTAATGAAGTGacaagaaacaaagtaaaaatactGGGAG ATTGGAAAACTGAGCTTCTGGAGTATATTGATAAAGACAATCTGCCAGAATATTATGGAGGCACCTGCAAAGATCCTGATGGAGATCCATTGTGCAGATCAAAG ATATGTTATGGTGGTGACGTACCAGAATCTTATTACTGTAAAGGTTGTGACAAACCTGATACCTGGGCAGATGAACAGATGTATGAAGTTGGATGTGTCAAGCGAGGAACTGCTCTGAAACTGAGCTTTGAAGTTGATGCACCAGGCAGTATTCTAAG TTGGCAGTACAAGTCTGTGGACCATGACATTGGATTTGGTGTCTTCTATTCAGAAAAAAGCAGTAAACATTCCAAAGATTTGGAAGAAAAG atTCCAACAGAAAGACGGAACTGTCACTTGGTTCAAGAGGAAGGTTCTCTTCTCTGTGAGAAACCAGGCATTT ATATTCTTCGTTTTGATAATTCATACAGTTGGACacgaaacaaaaagattttctacAATGTGACAATTGTCTATCCGTTGAAAGATTCAAACGGACATGTGGATGTATCTTGA
- the LOC131782548 gene encoding glycosyltransferase 1 domain-containing protein 1, which yields MKILFLASLTTETGNFSTADRLRRCLTDYDIACCLRCVTSFEDSESVNKFVKTDGFQCAIGIHAWRAGRLLLDCPVPFAIIFGGTDLNEYDRDKEKFETMTKAIRKAKYLVAFSSSMKNQAVVLWPDCEEKIILQPQAVCVEPSGFLFHDYCKQVIDAQRQHQISNGYLSHKHTGLTVFLLVAGLRRVKDPLYLAESISEWHKDDNSIHLVIVGPELDTEFAREIKSKVQRFPGVHIFPPLPACDLHAAMQSCFAVVNSSTSEGMASALLESMALGVPVLARIIPGNSAVIKHKETGILYNSPEEFITLAKELKKSPRLRNYITTNAKKYIGEHHSVEKETKTYKWLVKKLGSLQRQQSGSTFEESREILTEQVC from the exons ATGAAGATCTTGTTCCTTGCGTCTTTGACGACGGAAACTGGAAATTTCTCCACCGCCGATCGACTTAG GAGGTGTCTCACTGATTATGACATAGCCTGCTGCTTGCGTTGTGTGACATCCTTTGAAGACAGTGAGTCAGTAAACAAGTTTGTtaaaactgatggtttccagTGTGCCATCGGCATACATGCTTGGAGAGCTGGACGACTATTATTAG ATTGCCCAGTGCCATTTGCCATCATATTTGGAGGAACAGATCTTAATGAATATGACAGAGACAAGGAGAAGTTTGAGACTATGACCAAAGCCATCAGGAAGGCAAA GTACCTTGTGGCCTTCAGCTCTTCAATGAAGAATCAAGCAGTGGTTCTGTGG CCAGATTGTGAAGAGAAGATAATTTTACAGCCACAAG CAGTTTGTGTTGAGCCTTCAGGATTTCTGTTCCATGACTACTGCAAACAAGTCATTG aTGCACAGAGACAACATCAAATTTCAAATGGTTACCTTAGTCACAAACACACTGGCTTA aCTGTGTTTTTGTTGGTTGCTGGTTTAAGGCGAGTGAAAGACCCTCTTTATCTGGCAGAGTCAATATCAG AATGGCATAAAGATGACAATAGCATTCACTTAGTCATAGTAGGACCAGAG CTTGACACTGAATTTGCGAGAGAGATCAAATCTAAAGTGCAGAG ATTTCCAGGAGTTCACATTTTTCCGCCATTGCCAGCATGTGATCTCCATGCAGCAATGCAAAGCTGCTTCGCTGTTGTAAACAGTTCAACCAGTGAAGGAATGGCATCTGCTCTTTTAGAG TCCATGGCACTTGGTGTTCCAGTGCTGGCACGAATCATTCCTGGAAACTCTGCAGTGATAAAACACAAAGAGACTGGTATTCTCTATAATTCACCCGAG GAATTTATCACACTTGccaaagaattaaagaaatctCCTCGACTTCGCAACTACATAACAACGAATGCTAAAAAGTACATTGGCGAGCATCACTCTgttgagaaagaaactaaaacaTACAAGTGGCTTGTCAAGAAACTTGGTTCACTTCAGCGGCAACAGTCTGGGTCCACCTTTGAGGAGTCGAGGGAAATTCTGACAGAGCAAGTATGTTGA
- the LOC131782547 gene encoding DNA excision repair protein ERCC-6-like, with product MEANYNEELNATKELLKGLSIHQETTHEAEEEKQYRPSISDHSDDNEEDKLRYNRFIQKGKELGRQGHLERALQLFEKACAIFESEKLLRRIEKIKEAIERYKQEEDEEDEEDDGMCEVGDGFSLPAEIYQSLYPYQLDGVLWFWNLYQKGMGGILGDDMGLGKTIQVISFIAGMFDAELIKKVLIVMPVSVMPNWEKEFSKWAPGIRVRAFHGTNKKERMRNLEKIQRRNGVCLTTYGLIVSSHESLGALTWDYIILDEGHKIKNTATKTAKNLRLIPAKHHFILTGTPVQNNLREMWALFDFACEGKLLGTSRTFKKEYEDPIVRARERDATTYEKRMGMEMSESLRKLIEPYFLRRTKAMVLEKKNKNPDEVDGSEESDKENKEGSIRRMPKELTRKNDFVVWLYMSESQIKIYSDFLGLERVKELLMSTRSPLAELNVLKKICDHPRLLSTLACEQLGLDEQARLVEMDADEDDSRSFATQPKGLGPSDKVLTQESGKMVFLVSLLDNLKAEGHRCLVFSQSRKMLDIVQRVITHRGHKVIRIDGTITSTAERQHLINTFQTDSSYTCFLLTTQVGGVGITLTSADRVVIFDPSWNPASDAQAVDRVYRIGQKKTVVIYRLITCGTLEEKIYRKQIFKDALMKQTTGLSKNPFRYFSHQELRDLFTLEDPHHSKTQLQLDQMHSKHRKTDNELEKHIKFLHTLNIFGISDHDLMYSHEDVETADEHSVPDREAIQARVLRAQNLVAAESGFSGQTRPGTLYPPSGVPSTCPRKISDNQERIVIPQGLRHSLPSSENTMTARQKIQAKIDSEVFIIPKRDDTKRFQPSQASRSAQNSSPVLIDLCSPAAPKESSPPPEIIDVSPAVLKKNRRKSMSQRIELPVIDDDDDVDEDDEELKEHESSQDDNNDIDEDHEELEGSVPSQCPSGEHVSDAIKIHKCACVISSSEREKYDLCLVNGRQLELEGKVQEAVMHYMDALELMDSDYSVHVKVLELAEQMNFQPPLIETA from the exons ATGGAAGCTAACTACAATGAAGAGCTAAATGCTACCAAAGAGCTGCTAAAAGGCCTTAGCATCCACCAGGAGACAACACATGAAGCAGAGGAGGAGAAACAGTACAGACCTTCTATCTCAG ATCACTCAGATGATAATGAGGAGGACAAGTTACGGTACAACCGTTTTATCCAAAAAGGCAAAGAGTTAGGAAGACAGGGACACCTTGAACGAGCTCTTCAGTTGTTTGAGAAAGCTTGTGCAATATTTGAATCTGAAAAACTTCTCAGAAGGATTGAAAAAATCAAG GAAGCTATAGAAAGGTATAAAcaggaagaagatgaagaagatgaagaggaTGATGGAATGTGTGAAGTAGGTGATGGCTTTTCTTTACCAGCTGAGATTTACCAATCTTTGTATCCATATCAACTGGATGGTGTCCTCTGGTTCTGGAATCTTTACCAGAAAGGCATGGGAGGCATTCTTGGTGATGATATGGG ACTGGGAAAGACAATCCAAGTGATATCATTCATTGCTGGGATGTTTGATGCAGAGCTCATcaaaaaagtgttgattgtaaTGCCAGTGTCAGTGATGCCAAACTGGGAAAAGGAGTTCAGCAAATG ggcCCCTGGAATTCGTGTTAGAGCCTTTCATGGGACAAATAAGAAGGAACGCATGCGAAACctggaaaaaatacaaagaaggaaTGGAGTTTGCTTAACTACCTATG GTTTAATTGTATCCAGCCATGAATCTTTGGGGGCCTTAACATGG gATTACATCATTTTGGACGAAggacataaaataaaaaacacggCAACGAAGACAGCAAAGAATCTTCGATTGATCCCTGCGAAACATCATTTTATTCTAACAGGGACACCAGTACAAAACAACTTGAGG GAGATGTGGGCCTTGTTTGACTTTGCATGTGAGGGGAAGCTACTGGGAACATCACGAACCTTTAAGAAAGAATACGAAGACCCAATCGTGCGG GCGAGAGAAAGAGATGCTACAACGTATGAAAAACGCATGGGGATGGAGATGTCAGAAAGTCTTCGTAAACTTATTGAGCCATATTTTCTGCGGCGAACCAAAGCAATGGTTctagagaagaaaaacaaaaatcccGATGAAGTTGATGGATCAGAGGAATCGgataaggaaaataaagaaggaAGTATAAGAAG AATGCCTAAGGAGTTAACCAGGAAAAACGACTTTGTTGTCTGGCTCTACATGTCCGAAAGTCAAATCAAAATCTACAGTGACTTTCTAGGACTGGAAAGAGTGAAAGAG CTGTTAATGAGCACTCGTTCCCCATTGGCTGAGTTGAATGTGCTCAAGAAGATCTGTGATCATCCTCGACTGTTATCTACTCTGGCTTGTGAGCAGCTCGGCTTGGATGAACAGGCCAG ACTGGTGGAAATGGACGCTGATGAAGACGATTCCAGATCATTTGCCACTCAACCAAAAGGCCTGGGGCCCTCAGATAAGGTGCTGACACAGGAGTCAGGGAAAATGGTGTTCTTGGTGTCCCTGTTGGACAATCTCAAGGCTGAGGGCCACAGGTGTCTGGTGTTCAGTCAATCAAGAAAGATGCTGGACATTGTTCAACGGGTTATCACTCATAGG GGACACAAGGTTATTCGTATCGATGGCACCATAACAAGTACAGCTGAACGGCAGCATCTTATCAACACATTCCAGACTGATTCTTCTTACACATGCTTCCTTCTCACAACACAG GTCGGTGGCGTTGGAATAACACTGACCTCTGCCGATCGTGTGGTTATCT TTGACCCGAGCTGGAATCCCGCCTCAGATGCCCAAGCCGTAGACAG AGTTTACAGAATTGGACAGAAAAAGACTgttgttatttaccggctaatCACATGTGGAACACTTGAAGAGAAGATTTACCGCAAGCAGATCTTCAAAGATGCTCTGATGAAGCAGACCACAGGCTTGTCCAAGAATCCCTTCAG GTATTTCAGTCACCAAGAGTTACGTGACTTGTTCACACTGGAAGATCCTCATCATTCAAAAACGCAACTACAGCTTGATCAGATGCACTCGAAACACAGGAAAACTGACAATGAACTGGAAAAACATATTAAGTTTTTACACACCTTAA ACATATTCGGTATTTCTGACCATGATCTGATGTATTCTCATGAAGATGTGGAAACAGCTGATGAACATTCAGTACCAGACAGGGAGGCCATCCAAGCCAGA gttctCAGAGCCCAGAATTTAGTCGCAGCTGAATCAGGATTTTCAGGACAAACTCGACCCGGTACCTTATATCCCCCATCGGGAGTCCCCAGCACCTGCCCCCGAAAGATCTCAGATAACCAGGAAAGAATAGTCATACCCCAGGGACTACGGCATTCTCTTCCTTCGAGTGAAAATACCATGACTGCCCGGCAAAAAATACAGGCGAAAATTGACAGTGAGGTGTTCATTATACCCAAACGCGACGACACGAAGAGATTTCAGCCAAGTCAG GCTTCAAGATCAGCACAGAATTCATCACCAGTTCTCATAGATCTTTGTTCTCCTGCAGCTCCTAAGGAGAGTTCTCCCCCTCCTGAAAT TATCGATGTCTCACCTGCTGTGTTGAAGAAGAACAGACGGAAAAGTATGAGTCAGAGGATTGAACTTCCGGTGatcgatgatgatgatgatgttgatgaggatgatgaagaGCTAAAGGAACACGAGAGCTCACAGGATGACAACAACGACATAGATGAAGATCACGAGGAATTGGAAGGCTCTGTGCCGAGCCAGTGTCCCTCAGGGGAACATGTGTCTGATGCCATCAAGATACACAAGTGTGCATGTGTGATCAGCTCATCAGAGAGAGAGAAGTACGACTTGTGTCTCGTCAATGGAAG ACAACTGGAACTAGAAGGCAAGGTACAGGAGGCTGTTATGCACTATATGGACGCCTTAGAATTGATGGACAGTGATTATTCTGTACATGTCAAAGTTCTGGAGCTGGCTGAGCAAATGAATTTCCAACCTCCGTTGATTGAAACAGCATAG
- the LOC131782510 gene encoding centromere protein V-like, whose product MADEKLVKHKGGCHCGKVRFEVMAPAILHVYDCNCSICKKKQNKHFIVPKDHLSLLEGKDNLTCYTFNTHAAKHLFCKTCGVQSFYVPRSNPDGYGVMPHCLDEGTVEDVEVENCDGQNWEKFIAENPGIKERSKKE is encoded by the exons atggcggatgaaAAGCTAGTAAAACATAAGGGTGGATGCCATTGTGGAAAGGTTCGATTTGAAGTGATGGCCCCAGCAATACTTCATGTGTACGACTGCAA CTGCAGTATTTGcaagaagaaacaaaacaagcatTTTATTGTTCCAAAGGATCATTTAAGTTTGTTAGAG GGTAAAGACAATTTAACCTGCTACACATTTAATACACATGCTGCAAAGCACCTTTTCTGCAAGACCTGTGGTGTGCAGAGTTTTTACGTCCCTCGATCTAATCCTGATGGTTATGGAGTCATGCCTCATTGTTTAGATGAGGGTACAGTGGAGGATGTTGAAGTTGAGAATTGCGATGGTCAGAATTGGGAGAAGTTTATTGCTGAAAATCCTGGAATCAAAGAGCGATCAAAAAAGGAGTGA